In Nicotiana tabacum cultivar K326 chromosome 10, ASM71507v2, whole genome shotgun sequence, the DNA window ACCCAATGGAATGATTTTTGTGATTTCTCATGAGCAAGTCATTGTTTTGTTCagccacaaggagaagagaaatcaacaTGAAACGTTATGAACgttttttcaagtatatcatagtCAGTGACAgtatctccacagagtttcaatttagaagtaattctgaacatcgcagaattatattcaaaaacagacttaaagtcttaGAGCCTCAGATGAGCACAATCATATCGTGtttgtggaagagtgaccaactttaagttgtcttatctttcctttaagccattacacaaaacaagtggatctttgactgtaagatattctatttttaaccattcatcaaggtgatgatgcaagaaaattaaggccttagcacagtcttgAATGGatgctttatttttatctttaatggcgtctccaagccccattgcatctaaatgaatttcagcatccaacacccaTATCATATAGTTTTTGCTtgaaatttcaagggcaacgaactttctttcataatatcagtcatagctaaaagaggagaaaagttataccttaatcttctcaaagagctttttgagacggtagagtctcgtgctgataacgtgttatgaaacaataaaagaagaaagaatattgcagagcaaagtagagagagaattcttattgatttgggatgaattacaatagaatatgacccctctatttatagggaaagagtgacttagccaccaagtaaaatCCTTAaattctctctaaaatatagacatacaccttaaataaaattctatttataacaatatTCAAGAAGTCaaggataatatggttacccatattatccgccggttaacccattttctatccgtattaaatatgggtcgggtcggataatttattcattttttcattacccgttttcaACCCGAATCATATCCAACTCGAtccgcccgtttgccactcctagtCAAAAGTATAGCTCAACTCGTTTCGACGAAGCTCGGACCCGATTGAGCCAATTAAACTTGCTCACTTGAATCATGTAAAATTTACTTTGAAATTAAAATTACATCTATTAAGCTCGGTTGTTAAATGAATTTCTAATATGTTAATACTGTGACAATTCTCAATGCTTCTCCCTCCCCAATTGTCAAATTAAACAATCCACGACCTACAAAATTCGCACACTGACATATCGGCTCAGGCTCGACTTAACTTCTTTGATTGCAGCCGAGCTCAACTATTTTGGTTTCAAACAAAgctaatacaattcaaatttggTTCGACTCAATTCTACTTAATTAATTAATGCTCAATAAATCTCAACTAAGCTAAATAAATTTAACTTGTTAATCAACATTTAACattattttactcatttttttgAGTAAATTAGTACTAATATGTTAAATTTTGTTTGACCCAAAACCCTAATGTTTCAAACCAAAAACATAGTATAGACCATTTCTAACCGAGTCAAATGGACCAAACCAACGACACCGGTCCCAATTCGGACATGATCCCTTCTATTTTCTGAACAGCAATCCAAAAACACGCGCCGCCATCTGCGCGTCATAAAAATAGTCCCAAACAATAACCTCTGATTTTCCACTTTTTAGTACCCCGCGAATAGAGTACCAAGATGGTGGACCCCACGTCTTTCTCGCTAACTCTGAAATGCCACCGCCATTACTCATCCATCAACCACCCTCGACTCCTCACTTCAACAATATTCAactgtaaaaagaaaaaaatgaattagCCGCTCATATGCagattagaaaataaaaaataaaaaattatataccAGTAAAAAAGCAAGTGTATGATATGGGTCCCATTTTGTTCTTCCTGTAGAAACTCTGATCTGGGTTCGTGAGCTGGAGCTGGTGCCTGGtgggttttgttaattttttttttcaagataGCAAGTTTGGATATTATCAAGAATGTGGAGGGACCCTGGTGCTCCTGCTGATTCTTTCTATCAGGTTCGCCCTGAATGTACAGATGTTCCCAAAACTAGATTTAGAATCAAGGTTAGTAATTCTATTTTAATGGTCTTTAATTTTGTGTGTTTTAATAGATTTATAGTCTTATACTAGGAGCTTTACTTGGAAAACTAATCATTAAGCGACCACTTTTCATCTGTTGTATCAAGGTCTTGAATTGTTGATGCTCTTGTGATTGTATTTTAGCTTTATGTGTTTAAGCCTTCTGCTATGGTTAATGGAATGATCTGTTGTCTAATGTTGTGGGATGTATAGAGATGATTGGAAAGATCACAtgtttgttgaaataaaagatgTGCTTTTGTCAGACTATATTTGGGTTCTAAATGGGGATCATTAACTGCAATCAGCATAACTATATATCTACGGATGTATTCAAGATGTCAAAGTAATGCATTAATGTTTTCGTTACGTTTTGCTCTCAGAATTTGATAGTGGCATAAGGCCTAGTTGTTTGAAGCATCTTCCAGTTTGCATTCAGATTTAGTAGTTGCAAGTGGAACTTGGTGTAAAGTTACCTGGTTTTGAGTTGGGGAAGAGGGGATTTTGTGCCAACATATTGCAGAAGCTGCTACTTACAAGCTAAAAATATGGGcaaataatctttttcttttctcattctttAACCTGGAAATCAGTAAATTGCAATTGGATGATACTTCCTGGTTATGAACTTATAAGGGGGGAGTGCAACATTTAATGAGTAACATTGGATGCTGATTAGCATAGTTCATTAGTTCCCTTTTTGTTCTGTTACACTTGTGGCGCAGATGTTGTGAACTAGTTTTGGACTGTATCTTAAATCGGCACTGTGGGTATTAAGCTGCAAATAGTGATTTGTGAGAGCTCATAACTTGCGTGTGATGGGCAAAGTGAAGTTTTTACCCATAAGTGGCATAAACTTTAGGGGCAATGGTATATGACCCCTTCAGAAATCCTAGATAAATTAGAAAGTTGAGGATAAGAAAGTTTTAGGAAGGCTTAAAGAAACTAAAAGTTATACGTTTTATGTCGCAATGCCTGGTTTTCTGATTGTAGGGTAAATACTAATTTGTCTGTTTATCATCTCAGATAAGAATCTGATACATTATCTGTTCATATACCATTTTATCCTACCTCGCTTAGCGCTCCTCAGGCTGAAAAGCCTTTTCGTTATCACCACTTACCTAGATCGATATGGCTAGATACATCACAAATAAGATTGTTCATAAATATTTCTCACATTTCTCTTGACCAAGTTGAACTCCTTACAGTATTCGTTTTGCTGCATATATATTGTCTATTGATCCACTTATTCAGGCTGGGAAAACCTTAAGTGCAAGGAAATGGCATGCTGCATTTACATCAGAAGGTTATCTTGACATTGGCAAGACGCTAAGTCGAATTTATCGTGGGGTAAGTTTGACTTGATTTCAAGTTTCTGTAGGTTTACGTGATATATGATCCTTAAAGCTTCTGTTCTACGTTATCATTATGCTGGctgattttccttttttctctttttggtacTGATCGAATGAATATGTTTTACATATATATAATTGGCAAGATAATAAGCTTAGTAGACTACTAACCATCAAATGTCTATAACATTGTAGGGCATTCATCCATCAATTAGAGGTGAAGTTTGGGAATTTTTACTGGGTTGCTATGATCCAAAGAGCACATTTGAGGAACGAGAGCACATGCGACAACGGCGGAGGTATTTTACTTTCTTTATTGCCTAAGTTTGGAAGAGCACTTGAATTTTCCGAATTTTAAAATGCTTTATCATTGTAAATTAGTCAATTAACTTTAGTGGAGTAACATGGATAATTATTCTTGGAGGTGTGAAATTCGTATTTAGCAACCTTTAATATCTATGCGCTAAATGCTACTCCATACAGAATCGTATGATGACATTATTAACAAACCCGTCAGCTATCAAATTGGTTAACACACTGCACATAGATGTCAGTGAATTTAACAAGTTCTTAATAGTCAGgagaattttttttccttttaaattgttAACAGTCAAGAGATTGTTCTGCACATAATCATCATATTTCACTGCTAATGACAAGAGAAATGTTTTTGATATTGCATTCCTAAAACTTTTTGTTCTATCTTGCATGGGATTCTGAAGCCTTTGGATTTTGAAGCATTCACACCTGTAATTAACCTTCTACAGATTTGTAACCACGATATAGTTGGCTCCAGTCATGAAGTGGAATATATAAGGATTTATATAACTGATCCCCATAGTTTAGGAATGGGGCATAGTTGATCATGATTCATCAATATGATTGTGCTCATCTTCACATGTAAAAGGGGGATAATTTGCCATTCCGGAGTATAAATCAACACTGATCCATATCCAATTTCCATACAATATTCTTGACATGGATTTATGTTGTGTACATTCAGGGCCCAGTATGCTGTACTGAAAGAAGAATGCCGCATGATGTTTCCCATGATTGGAAGTGGTAGATTCATTACTGCACCTGTAATTACTGAAGATGGTGACCCTATTCGAGATCCTATTACTCTCCAAGAGGCACAAGCGGCAAAAGAATTAAGTTCAGGTGGTCAACAAAATGGTAATCCTGAAGATGTTGAGTTTTCAACTTGTCCTCCCTccagctctctctctctctctctctctctctctctctctctctctctctctctctctctccacgcacacacgcacacacacatatTGTATATGTAGGTATGCTTGTTGGTAGTTTATATCGGTTAATAATCTTTGACTGCATGCTAGTGCAGGTGCTTCAGCTGGATATGAAATGGTAAAGGAGCACGACAAAAGAATAATCCAGTGGAAACTGTCATTACACCAGATAGGTTGGTTATCTCTATAGATTTTATGTAGTTCAAGATTTAACTTGTTTTTCATTGTATCCAATCTATAAGAAGTGTTCATCTGTGGACATTTTCCTGTTGGCAAATGAAGTAATAATTTGATTGAGGATGAACCACATCCTAATATCATACTCTTCTGAATCACTTGTTGATACTCAGTCTTTTCATGTTGATAAGTTCTTTGTTTATGTGTTTATGCTAGGGCTCGATGTTGTTCGGACTGACAGGACACTTGTCTTTTATGAGAAACAGGAGAATCTAGCCAGGCTTTGGGATATTCTGTCTGTTTATGCTTGGTTTGACAAAGATGTTAATTATTGTCAAGGTGGGTGTCATATTatttttgtgatatgaaattTTCTAGCAGTTTTAGCTTCTCTTTGATGCGATAATTGCTGGGCCGCAGGGGCTTGTGGCATTTATCTGTAACAGTTCAAACTTGAATATGTGTTTGAAGGCTTTTCTACTAGTTTCAGTTTTCTACACCCTGCTTTCACCTTTTTTGACTTTCTTGTGGAATGTGCTTAAGGTGGTGATCAATTGGTTTCAGGCTTGAAGAAAAAAATTGTATAGACTTATTTAGAATGTTTCTCTAGTTCAAAATGCATGCAACTTTGTCGATGAATTATCTTAAAAAGGTGAAAGGATCCATCTTTTGCCTATAACTTTTGATATCTTTTCCCATAGCAACTTGTATCGTTGTATGTGATATCATCAGCTTTATCTGTATCAAGTTATCACCACATAGATCAACAATTTTCCTgctaatcaaaagaaaaaaagaaaagaaaaggaaaaaagagagcaacatttattaaattttctttttcaatgcATTAGAGTCGCCttattttatatttgtttttgcAGTTGTTTATCCTTTTTCTCTATTAAATATTAAGCTCTTGGCAATGCTGAGCAGGAATGAGCGATCTTTGCTCCCCCATGATTATTCTTCTTGATGATGAAGCCGATGCATTTTGGTGCTTTCAACGCCTTATGAGGAGACTGGTATATAAAAAAATTTGTTTACTCACACAACCTGTTTCATTCTAATGGCGTAAATCATATTTTCCAATTACTGTATGCTCTCAAATATGACCACTGTTATGCTCTTCATTTCCTAAATGTTAATAAGTGCTCACATTTTTTATTTGCATCACAACTCTTTTGTCTTTGTACCTGAATATTAGCACACATCTGTATGAAAAAAACCCGACTTTTGCAATTCCTTAGCTTCTCATACTTAGACCAGCAATAGATATTGTCGGCGCTGTATTATACCGTACGACTAGGACAATTCCTTCACCCTTTCTAGTTGAAGGAGAGTATATTATGAGATTGGGAAATTGCTTATGATAGGGAGGGAAATACTCATGAATCAAGTAGAAGAGAATTTTCTGGTCCTTATCAAAAGAAGAATTCCCTGTTATACTGGAGTTTTTTTTTTCCCACCCGGTGTCCGGTACCCGCATTGGAGCCCGGCTATATCCGGATTCGCACCGCGTAGGGCCCCATTTGGGGAaaagcgctccctaccaaggaATTTTCCATACCCAgggctcgaacccgagacctctggttaagggagGAGCAGTCCCAtccactgcaccacatcctttggtggtaTACTGGACTATTATTAATAACAGTAATAGAGCAGGGAAATGCTCATAAGGCAAGGGTATCCTGTGAGGTGGATATGATATCTGTTATACCACTCAGTTCGCATAAAAGAAATAGTATTCAAAAATTTACAATtgccaagaaaatattttccaaatacTAAAAGAAGAAATATTCGATTAATTTGGGATTccattattttataaaaaaattcatTTAAAGGATTAAACCtcatttgtatattttttgtgccCTTATCATACTCTAACAGCTATATTTTGAGTTTCACCTTCTATCATTGGTGTTACTATATGGATTATGCTTTTTGCAGTTGTTGTGACTAATATCAAGTGTTCTGTGAAATTTTAAAGAGAGGAAATTTCAGATGCACTGAGAGGTCTGTTGGAGTAGAGGTGCAGCTGAGTAATCTAGCTTCAGTAACACAAGTTATTGATCCTAAACTTCATCGTCACTTAGGTATGATCTTTTCCCTTTAAATTATAAATACCTAGTCCAGTAAAAAGCAATTTATGTTCTTATTTTTTCATCTGGTCTTTGTCTTAATATGAAACGACGTCTTATTTCGGAACTTCATCTAATAATCTAAGACAAGCGGTTGGCTGATGCTTTATACAGTATGGCTATCCTAAGAATTTCATAACCAACAATATCAGTTCtaaattttaaattgaaaacTGAACTGACAGAGTTGTTATAATGTTGGAAACTAAAAGCATCTTCCCTATGTTCTGTTTTTGCTGGAGGGTACATCTTGCAGAAGTCAGCTATAACTGCAGGCTATTATCTGTCGGTCAAATTCTGGTTGATTTTCCAGAATAGAAGCTGAGAAGGTTATGCTGTTTAATGCTACATTATAGGATTCTTCGTAGTTCTTTATAATTTCCTGTACGCTTTTTGCATGCACATAAATTATACTAGAATCTTCCAGTTTATCTACAGCTGTAGCTT includes these proteins:
- the LOC107777228 gene encoding rab GTPase-activating protein 22 isoform X2 → MWRDPGAPADSFYQVRPECTDVPKTRFRIKAGKTLSARKWHAAFTSEGYLDIGKTLSRIYRGGIHPSIRGEVWEFLLGCYDPKSTFEEREHMRQRRRAQYAVLKEECRMMFPMIGSGRFITAPVITEDGDPIRDPITLQEAQAAKELSSGASAGYEMVKEHDKRIIQWKLSLHQIGLDVVRTDRTLVFYEKQENLARLWDILSVYAWFDKDVNYCQGMSDLCSPMIILLDDEADAFWCFQRLMRRLRGNFRCTERSVGVEVQLSNLASVTQVIDPKLHRHLETLGGGDYLFAIRMLMVLFRREFSFADSLYLWELMWALEYDPDLFLMYEDPDLAAEKSEGSKGRPKSTRQCGKFERENMKNGGKGVEAPLPISVFLVASVLKDKSTKLLTEAKGLDDVVKILNDITGNLDAKKACTGAMKLHKKYLKKAANANR
- the LOC107777228 gene encoding rab GTPase-activating protein 22 isoform X1 — encoded protein: MWRDPGAPADSFYQVRPECTDVPKTRFRIKAGKTLSARKWHAAFTSEGYLDIGKTLSRIYRGGIHPSIRGEVWEFLLGCYDPKSTFEEREHMRQRRRAQYAVLKEECRMMFPMIGSGRFITAPVITEDGDPIRDPITLQEAQAAKELSSGGQQNGASAGYEMVKEHDKRIIQWKLSLHQIGLDVVRTDRTLVFYEKQENLARLWDILSVYAWFDKDVNYCQGMSDLCSPMIILLDDEADAFWCFQRLMRRLRGNFRCTERSVGVEVQLSNLASVTQVIDPKLHRHLETLGGGDYLFAIRMLMVLFRREFSFADSLYLWELMWALEYDPDLFLMYEDPDLAAEKSEGSKGRPKSTRQCGKFERENMKNGGKGVEAPLPISVFLVASVLKDKSTKLLTEAKGLDDVVKILNDITGNLDAKKACTGAMKLHKKYLKKAANANR
- the LOC107777228 gene encoding rab GTPase-activating protein 22 isoform X3 translates to MFPKLDLESSARKWHAAFTSEGYLDIGKTLSRIYRGGIHPSIRGEVWEFLLGCYDPKSTFEEREHMRQRRRAQYAVLKEECRMMFPMIGSGRFITAPVITEDGDPIRDPITLQEAQAAKELSSGGQQNGASAGYEMVKEHDKRIIQWKLSLHQIGLDVVRTDRTLVFYEKQENLARLWDILSVYAWFDKDVNYCQGMSDLCSPMIILLDDEADAFWCFQRLMRRLRGNFRCTERSVGVEVQLSNLASVTQVIDPKLHRHLETLGGGDYLFAIRMLMVLFRREFSFADSLYLWELMWALEYDPDLFLMYEDPDLAAEKSEGSKGRPKSTRQCGKFERENMKNGGKGVEAPLPISVFLVASVLKDKSTKLLTEAKGLDDVVKILNDITGNLDAKKACTGAMKLHKKYLKKAANANR